The Polynucleobacter necessarius genome has a window encoding:
- the pssA gene encoding CDP-diacylglycerol--serine O-phosphatidyltransferase — protein sequence MSTFRRRGRIDRSRLAPKRAERSQAEWAEELSDGIDFEVEELHADKPRQRSKGIYLLPNAFTTAALFCGFFAIVNAMNHQFEMAAIAIFASLVLDGMDGRVARMTNTQSAFGEQYDSLADMVSFGVAPALVAYEWALKDLGKWGWLAAFTYCAGAALRLARFNVNTGVVDKKFFQGLPSPAAGSLMAGFIWLADDNKIPVRDSAIPWITFFLAVYAGLTMVSNARFYSGKALDVRYRVPFGVMVLMILTFVLISSNPPLTLFGLFVVYSISGYVIWAWE from the coding sequence TTGAGTACATTTCGTCGTCGTGGCCGCATAGACCGTAGTCGCCTTGCTCCTAAACGAGCTGAGCGTTCCCAGGCTGAATGGGCTGAAGAGCTTAGCGATGGAATTGATTTCGAGGTAGAAGAGCTGCACGCGGATAAGCCGCGTCAACGCAGCAAAGGAATCTACCTACTACCAAACGCATTTACTACAGCGGCTTTATTCTGCGGCTTTTTTGCGATCGTTAATGCGATGAACCACCAGTTTGAGATGGCAGCTATTGCCATCTTTGCATCCCTAGTTTTGGATGGCATGGATGGTCGCGTTGCGCGCATGACGAATACTCAAAGTGCTTTTGGAGAGCAGTATGACTCTCTAGCTGACATGGTGTCATTTGGTGTGGCCCCAGCGCTAGTGGCTTATGAGTGGGCCCTGAAAGATTTGGGTAAGTGGGGTTGGTTGGCTGCCTTTACCTATTGCGCCGGTGCCGCTTTGCGCTTAGCCCGTTTTAACGTCAATACCGGTGTTGTGGATAAGAAGTTCTTCCAGGGCTTGCCTAGTCCAGCTGCTGGCTCATTAATGGCTGGGTTCATCTGGTTGGCTGACGACAATAAGATTCCAGTACGTGATAGCGCCATTCCTTGGATTACCTTCTTTCTGGCTGTTTATGCCGGATTGACAATGGTGTCTAACGCCCGTTTTTATAGTGGAAAAGCCTTAGATGTTCGTTACCGAGTTCCATTTGGTGTGATGGTCTTGATGATTCTGACCTTTGTCTTGATCTCCTCGAATCCACCATTAACCCTATTCGGCCTCTTTGTGGTGTATTCCATTTCTGGTTATGTCATTTGGGCATGGGAATGA